A single genomic interval of Nitrosomonadales bacterium harbors:
- the rsgA gene encoding ribosome small subunit-dependent GTPase A: MKTTGQIIAAFGRQYLARLADGSELACLTRGKKSEVVCGDRVEIQRTADGQGVIERIEPRRSLLHRSDAYREKLIAANVTQIVVVVAAEPSFSDELLARCLVAAFDQKLDVLIVLNKCDLAQAAEAARSRLTPYRAIGYRVLELSAKQDVSALRPFLTGHTSVLVGQSGMGKSTLINALLPDAQAATREISAALDSGKHTTTHARLYRMDETSALIDCPGVQAFGLHHLSLGGIEQGFVEFARYLGQCRFHDCHHSHEPGCALREAVAAGKVDARRLELFQQISANKA, translated from the coding sequence TTGAAAACGACAGGACAGATCATTGCCGCGTTCGGCCGCCAGTATCTGGCGCGCCTTGCGGACGGCAGCGAACTGGCCTGCCTGACGCGTGGCAAGAAGAGCGAAGTGGTGTGCGGCGACCGGGTCGAGATACAGCGCACCGCCGACGGACAGGGCGTGATCGAACGCATCGAGCCGCGCCGTTCGCTGCTGCACCGCTCCGACGCCTACCGCGAAAAGCTGATCGCCGCGAACGTCACGCAGATCGTCGTGGTGGTCGCCGCAGAACCGTCGTTCAGCGACGAGCTGCTGGCGCGCTGTCTGGTCGCGGCGTTCGACCAGAAACTGGACGTGCTGATCGTGCTGAACAAGTGCGATCTGGCGCAAGCGGCCGAAGCGGCGCGTTCAAGGCTCACCCCCTATCGCGCCATCGGCTACCGCGTGCTGGAACTCAGCGCAAAACAGGACGTGTCCGCGTTACGCCCCTTCCTGACCGGCCACACCAGTGTGCTGGTCGGCCAGTCCGGCATGGGCAAGTCCACGCTGATCAACGCGCTGCTGCCCGATGCGCAGGCCGCCACGCGCGAGATCTCCGCCGCACTGGATTCCGGCAAGCACACCACCACCCACGCGCGCCTGTACCGGATGGACGAGACCAGTGCGCTGATCGACTGCCCCGGCGTGCAGGCCTTCGGCCTGCACCACCTGAGCCTGGGCGGCATCGAACAGGGGTTCGTCGAGTTCGCGCGATATCTGGGGCAGTGCCGCTTCCACGACTGCCATCATTCCCACGAACCCGGCTGCGCGCTGCGCGAGGCGGTCGCGGCAGGAAAGGTCGATGCGCGCCGGCTGGAACTGTTCCAGCAGATCAGCGCGAACAAGGCTTGA
- the orn gene encoding oligoribonuclease, producing the protein MAQNQNHLVWIDMEMTGLKPDTDRVIEIALVITNADLETVAEAPVLVVHQPDSVLDGMDAWNQSTHGKSGLIDKVKASVLDEAMVEAQMLEFLREYVPTRTSPMCGNSICQDRRFLARWMPALEDYFHYRNLDVSTLKELVKRWKPEVAKGLTKHGKHEALADIYESIEELRHYREHFIRL; encoded by the coding sequence ATGGCACAAAACCAAAACCACCTTGTCTGGATAGACATGGAAATGACCGGCCTCAAACCGGATACCGACCGCGTGATCGAGATCGCGCTGGTGATCACCAATGCCGATCTGGAGACCGTCGCGGAAGCGCCGGTGCTGGTGGTGCACCAGCCTGACAGCGTGCTGGACGGCATGGATGCATGGAATCAGTCCACCCACGGCAAGTCCGGCCTGATCGACAAGGTGAAGGCCTCGGTGCTGGACGAGGCGATGGTCGAGGCGCAGATGCTGGAATTCCTCAGGGAATATGTGCCGACCCGCACTTCGCCGATGTGCGGCAACTCGATCTGCCAGGACCGCCGTTTCCTGGCGCGCTGGATGCCCGCGCTGGAAGACTATTTCCATTACCGCAATCTCGACGTGAGCACGCTGAAGGAACTGGTCAAACGCTGGAAGCCGGAAGTGGCGAAGGGACTGACCAAGCACGGCAAGCACGAGGCGCTGGCGGATATCTACGAATCCATCGAAGAATTGCGCCACTACCGCGAGCATTTCATCAGGCTCTGA
- a CDS encoding universal stress protein: MYQRILVPVDGSDTAARALQEAVKLAGDRARLRLVHVSEEVYPLDTEGYANVDYAGLQQAVRQSGERVLAQAAKKASAGGAAVETALLDAHGERIASVIDREAGDWSADLIVIGTHGRTGLSRLFLGSVTDGVVRGASVPVLLVRGE; this comes from the coding sequence ATGTATCAGCGTATCCTGGTTCCGGTCGATGGCAGCGACACTGCCGCGCGCGCCCTGCAGGAGGCGGTCAAGCTGGCGGGAGACCGGGCGCGGTTGCGCTTGGTCCATGTGAGCGAGGAGGTCTATCCGCTCGATACCGAGGGGTATGCCAACGTCGATTATGCCGGCCTGCAACAGGCGGTACGGCAATCCGGTGAACGCGTGCTGGCTCAGGCGGCCAAGAAGGCCAGCGCGGGCGGTGCGGCGGTGGAGACGGCATTGCTCGATGCGCACGGCGAGCGCATCGCCAGCGTGATCGATCGCGAGGCGGGCGACTGGTCGGCCGACCTGATCGTGATCGGTACGCACGGGCGTACCGGCCTGAGCCGCCTGTTCCTCGGTAGCGTCACCGACGGGGTGGTGCGCGGCGCATCGGTGCCGGTGTTGCTGGTGCGCGGCGAATAA
- the tadA gene encoding Flp pilus assembly complex ATPase component TadA — protein sequence MKPINWPAPFYYEFKEDLNTFESEPCLILFNDGHELQGKLTRFSPAEGVLEILTANGDISRPKLPFIDQLHLAHPVTLQKKAGLIDERHIASFEPSEKQSCSVVFTNGKTLDGETVGFVIDKSGLYLYLPKSAESVIRYFIPAHAIKSYRIGESIGEMLIKENVVTRKDVETGLEKQEQLRSKRIGEYLTDEQIVSPDQLIAAVKRQTGSNLKLGDVLIREKLITPEELDAALTKQKLDRKKALGEIIVSMGIVDEDTIKRMLVKKLGIPFVNVRDYSIDPNAVRLVPFNFVSQYTIMPLYCTEKTLIVATENPMNWQPLNDLKFLTNLHVVPVMATKDDILHAIKQFYKEESAQQIDDLASELVLDEGEEVPSEEGVAESDNTLVRLVNKVILDAYNQGVSDIHVETYAGKRNTIIRFRIDGTLSKYFEFPPNFRNALISRIKIMAKLDISEKRKPQDGKIEFKLRGAEKIELRVATVPTANGLEDIVMRVLAASTPIPIEKIGLDPAVLDRIQKLVVKPYGLFLVCGPTGSGKTTSLHSILGFINTPDSKIWTAEDPIEITQDGLRQVQVNARIGWTFAAAMRSFLRADPDVIMVGEMRDIETAKIAIEASLTGHMVFSTLHTNSAPESTVRLLDLGMDPFNFSDALVGILAQRLAKRYCEHCRKSRIASVGEIRELAGEYCLGTLLDPEAVYQRWQKTYANQAGEFLLYSAIGCTECGGTGYKGRVGLYEFLEATAPIKKLVQRRAAVEELLSLAIEQGMHTLKQDGIEKILQGHTDIFQVRAVCS from the coding sequence ATGAAACCCATCAATTGGCCGGCCCCGTTCTATTATGAGTTCAAGGAGGATTTGAACACCTTCGAGAGCGAACCCTGCCTTATCCTGTTCAACGACGGACACGAGTTGCAAGGGAAGTTGACGCGCTTTTCCCCAGCGGAGGGGGTGCTGGAGATATTGACTGCCAATGGCGACATTTCCAGACCGAAGCTTCCTTTCATCGACCAGCTTCATCTGGCCCATCCGGTGACCCTGCAAAAGAAGGCGGGCTTGATAGATGAGAGGCATATCGCTTCATTCGAGCCGTCCGAGAAGCAGAGTTGCTCGGTTGTGTTTACCAACGGCAAGACTCTCGATGGCGAGACGGTCGGTTTCGTCATAGACAAATCGGGGCTCTATCTGTATTTGCCAAAATCGGCGGAATCGGTCATCCGGTATTTCATTCCCGCGCACGCGATCAAGAGCTACCGCATAGGCGAGTCGATCGGCGAGATGCTGATCAAAGAGAATGTCGTCACCCGGAAGGATGTCGAGACAGGGCTGGAGAAGCAGGAACAGTTGCGTAGCAAGCGTATCGGCGAGTACCTGACCGATGAGCAGATCGTTTCACCGGACCAGCTCATCGCGGCAGTCAAGCGACAGACCGGCTCCAATTTGAAGCTCGGCGACGTGCTGATCCGTGAAAAGTTGATCACACCCGAAGAGCTGGACGCGGCGTTGACCAAACAGAAGCTGGACAGGAAAAAAGCGCTTGGCGAGATCATTGTCAGCATGGGCATCGTCGACGAAGACACCATCAAGCGCATGCTGGTAAAAAAACTGGGTATCCCGTTCGTCAATGTCAGGGATTACAGCATCGATCCCAATGCTGTCCGGCTCGTCCCGTTCAACTTTGTCAGCCAATATACGATCATGCCGCTGTACTGCACGGAAAAGACGCTGATCGTCGCGACAGAAAACCCGATGAACTGGCAACCCTTGAACGATCTGAAATTCTTGACCAATCTGCACGTGGTGCCGGTCATGGCGACGAAGGATGACATCCTTCATGCTATCAAACAGTTCTACAAGGAGGAGAGTGCACAACAGATCGATGATCTGGCTTCCGAATTGGTCCTTGACGAGGGTGAGGAGGTGCCATCCGAGGAGGGGGTCGCAGAGTCGGACAACACGCTGGTCAGGCTGGTCAACAAAGTGATTCTCGATGCCTATAACCAGGGCGTTTCCGACATCCACGTCGAGACCTATGCCGGGAAGCGCAATACGATCATCCGGTTCCGCATCGACGGGACGCTCAGCAAATATTTCGAGTTTCCGCCCAATTTCAGGAATGCGCTGATCTCAAGAATAAAGATCATGGCGAAGCTGGATATTTCCGAAAAACGCAAGCCGCAGGACGGGAAGATCGAGTTCAAGCTTCGCGGAGCAGAAAAGATCGAGCTTCGTGTCGCGACCGTCCCGACGGCCAACGGCCTTGAGGATATCGTCATGCGGGTGCTTGCCGCTTCCACCCCCATCCCGATCGAAAAGATCGGCCTTGATCCTGCTGTGCTGGACAGGATCCAGAAGCTGGTCGTGAAGCCCTATGGACTGTTCCTGGTTTGCGGGCCGACCGGATCGGGAAAAACGACATCGCTGCATTCGATACTCGGATTCATCAATACTCCGGACAGCAAAATATGGACGGCGGAAGATCCCATCGAGATCACCCAGGACGGGCTGCGCCAGGTTCAGGTGAACGCGCGCATCGGTTGGACTTTTGCCGCAGCCATGCGCAGTTTTTTGCGCGCCGATCCGGATGTCATCATGGTCGGCGAGATGCGCGATATCGAAACCGCGAAGATAGCCATCGAGGCCTCCCTGACCGGCCATATGGTCTTTTCCACGTTGCACACGAACAGTGCGCCGGAAAGTACGGTGAGACTGCTCGATCTGGGAATGGATCCGTTCAATTTTTCTGATGCGCTGGTGGGTATTCTTGCGCAGCGGTTGGCCAAGCGCTACTGCGAGCATTGCAGAAAAAGCCGCATTGCATCGGTGGGCGAAATTCGGGAATTGGCCGGGGAATATTGTCTGGGTACCCTGCTCGATCCGGAAGCCGTATACCAAAGATGGCAAAAGACCTATGCCAACCAAGCCGGAGAATTCCTGCTCTATTCCGCTATCGGATGCACGGAATGTGGCGGTACGGGATACAAGGGAAGAGTGGGGCTGTACGAGTTCCTTGAGGCGACCGCGCCAATCAAGAAACTGGTCCAGAGAAGGGCTGCCGTCGAGGAACTGCTTTCACTGGCCATCGAACAGGGCATGCATACCCTGAAGCAGGACGGGATCGAGAAGATATTGCAGGGGCATACGGACATTTTTCAAGTCAGGGCGGTTTGCAGTTGA
- a CDS encoding cytochrome c produces the protein MRLATTLALLCVATAATAAPFPNGNAQTGQKLFQQYKCNSCHAAMLGGDGSAMFTRADRKVRSAAELVEQIRFCSGNVGANLSAQDEQHLGAYLNRYYNLK, from the coding sequence ATGAGACTCGCCACGACCCTCGCCCTGCTCTGCGTCGCAACGGCGGCGACCGCCGCCCCTTTCCCTAACGGCAACGCGCAGACCGGGCAGAAACTGTTCCAGCAATACAAATGCAATAGTTGCCATGCCGCGATGCTGGGCGGCGACGGCAGCGCGATGTTCACCCGTGCCGACCGCAAGGTGCGTAGCGCGGCGGAACTGGTCGAACAGATCCGCTTCTGCAGCGGCAACGTCGGCGCGAACCTCAGCGCGCAGGACGAGCAGCATCTCGGCGCCTATCTCAACCGCTACTACAACCTGAAATAA
- a CDS encoding M48 family metallopeptidase, producing the protein MTAIQFTVFFIVALALTTLARLWLARRHLAHIAAHRAAVPEAFRERIGLDDHQKAADYTSAKTRFGMLDILFDAALLLAFTVLGGIQSLANLCNAWFDTPLLQGTATIVAVLLLSTLLETPFGLYRTFVIEERFGFNKMTFALYLRDALKSLLLGAALGLPLLIGVLWLMERMGAYWWLYVWLVWMAFNLLILFIYPSFIAPLFNKFTPMQDGAMKARIEALLQKCGFASGGLFVMDGSRRSAHGNAYFTGFGKTRRIVFFDTLLEHLSGDEVEAVLAHELGHFKRRHVLKRIALTFTMSLGFLWLLGQLMQTDWFYAGLGVTTHSTALALLLFFLVLPVFSFPLHPLLSAWSRKHEFEADAYAAQQTGASHLVSALVKLYQDNAATLTPDPLYSKFYDSHPPAALRVAHLQNLQENT; encoded by the coding sequence ATGACCGCTATACAGTTCACTGTTTTCTTCATCGTCGCGCTCGCGCTGACCACGCTGGCCAGGCTGTGGCTGGCGCGCCGCCACCTGGCGCATATCGCCGCGCACCGTGCCGCCGTGCCGGAAGCGTTCCGCGAGAGGATCGGCCTGGACGACCACCAGAAGGCCGCCGATTACACCTCCGCGAAGACGCGCTTCGGCATGCTCGACATCCTGTTCGACGCCGCGTTGCTGCTCGCCTTCACCGTGCTGGGCGGCATCCAGTCCCTCGCCAACCTCTGCAACGCGTGGTTCGATACGCCGCTGCTGCAGGGCACGGCGACCATCGTCGCGGTGCTGCTGCTTTCCACCCTGCTGGAAACACCGTTCGGCCTGTACCGCACCTTCGTCATCGAGGAACGCTTCGGCTTCAACAAGATGACCTTCGCGCTCTATCTCAGGGACGCGCTGAAGAGCCTGCTGCTCGGCGCGGCGCTCGGCCTGCCGCTGCTGATCGGCGTGCTGTGGCTGATGGAACGCATGGGCGCATACTGGTGGCTGTACGTGTGGCTGGTGTGGATGGCGTTCAACCTGCTGATCCTGTTCATCTACCCGTCGTTCATCGCGCCGCTGTTCAACAAGTTCACGCCGATGCAGGACGGGGCGATGAAGGCGCGCATCGAGGCGTTGCTGCAAAAGTGCGGCTTCGCCTCCGGCGGGCTGTTCGTGATGGACGGCAGCCGCCGCAGCGCGCACGGCAACGCCTACTTCACCGGCTTCGGCAAAACGCGGCGCATCGTGTTCTTCGACACGCTGCTGGAACACCTGAGCGGCGACGAGGTCGAGGCGGTGCTGGCGCACGAGCTCGGCCATTTCAAGCGCCGCCATGTGCTGAAGCGCATCGCCCTCACCTTCACGATGAGCCTGGGCTTCCTGTGGCTGCTCGGCCAGTTGATGCAGACCGACTGGTTCTACGCGGGGCTGGGCGTCACCACACACTCTACCGCGCTGGCCCTGCTGCTGTTCTTCCTGGTGCTGCCGGTGTTCAGTTTCCCGCTGCACCCGCTGCTGTCGGCCTGGTCGCGCAAGCACGAATTCGAGGCCGACGCCTACGCCGCGCAGCAGACCGGAGCAAGCCATCTGGTCAGCGCACTGGTGAAGCTGTACCAGGACAATGCCGCGACGCTGACGCCCGACCCGCTGTATTCGAAGTTCTACGATTCGCACCCGCCCGCCGCACTGCGCGTCGCCCATTTGCAAAACCTTCAGGAGAACACATGA
- a CDS encoding integrase family protein, with amino-acid sequence MARRKRSSIVPVAADLSFGWVERELGPEFHTWKLLAAAWIATQPLGLADRINGLRCFLKTYLHGLRLPLEPAILLRRSQPLPDFYETSLPQSHGGIKWNNKVRLFLDWVLEQHFSEPDDNGKPVVSPEFWNPIPYRSQQGAIRPTESVHSPLPYRYIVELRDRLAQGKTFREWVWAHTVCHGAYGVRNDWFEVTEDKIDRDDPDCVWRTRKTSYKRGNRTIFELWSPTRAVALLVKLMLPLRTHQVRMLDSGEADTWRYTAEGWKLNDSPHASGSAKKPIERGIFRKFNDLDLSEVRTSLYINTNKTSDIAKDGGETGYVIPWQYQELLYWLEKLRNWQEKYNPLPHPISWRELDHRHLRGPRSEYQLAKMPDTCFLFRDAAAHDDDKYKPIIDDTLFSLWYRLLNDLEQRCARRGETAIEGKPLRFVVDNTSRTTLYPLHSLRVSLLTCLAVDAEVPLVVLSKLVAGHSRVIMTLYYTKIGVRQMTHVLNAASEKLAQTAEAGLKRFLAEAEYDELTRGAVINNLDGVKAALAVQPGDRNPAGWMARSYGLCLVGGNTSPDEFNGKIGGCLNGGDLLRSNTKDASNNVYAPVPGGAGNCIRCRWFITEPRYIDALRAHFNNLSYHLTEATKVAKRYEIKLEALKAKRYQAELADVPFTEQAELLRVSTLWESAITKTDDLGNDLIATFRLIKRCFKLIEEPESSKCGKQQLVAVGGLQDLKMIFEDTQSELLQLSGICEDAELYPNENPGEAIVRRSQLLDSALYREGVQPVFMTLSKDEQLRLGNRFMEHLSILAQPDNPKQGLRQVVGMIESGRSLVELGLQDDWSSLFDDPSAQRPPANVYDLAGKPTSLPIIGEIS; translated from the coding sequence ATGGCCCGCCGAAAGAGAAGCAGTATCGTCCCAGTTGCCGCCGACCTATCGTTCGGATGGGTTGAGCGAGAGCTGGGACCTGAATTCCATACATGGAAATTGCTGGCCGCAGCCTGGATCGCCACGCAGCCGTTAGGACTGGCTGATCGGATTAACGGCCTGCGATGCTTCTTAAAGACGTACCTGCACGGGCTGAGATTACCCCTGGAGCCAGCAATACTCTTGCGCCGGAGTCAGCCCTTGCCGGACTTTTATGAAACATCCCTGCCGCAGTCACATGGTGGAATCAAGTGGAACAATAAGGTTCGGCTCTTTCTCGACTGGGTGCTCGAACAGCACTTTTCTGAGCCGGATGATAACGGAAAGCCTGTTGTCAGCCCCGAGTTCTGGAACCCGATTCCCTACCGCTCCCAGCAGGGAGCAATCCGCCCCACGGAATCAGTACACTCCCCGTTACCCTATCGTTATATCGTTGAGCTGAGAGATCGCTTGGCTCAGGGCAAGACCTTTCGCGAGTGGGTCTGGGCGCATACGGTATGCCATGGAGCCTATGGGGTTCGCAACGACTGGTTCGAAGTGACGGAAGATAAAATTGATCGCGATGATCCCGATTGCGTATGGCGCACCAGAAAAACCAGCTACAAGAGAGGAAACCGCACGATCTTCGAATTGTGGAGTCCGACCCGAGCGGTCGCTTTGCTGGTCAAACTGATGCTTCCATTGCGAACACACCAAGTGCGCATGTTGGATTCCGGCGAGGCGGATACATGGCGTTATACCGCAGAAGGATGGAAGTTAAACGACAGCCCACACGCATCCGGATCGGCAAAAAAACCCATTGAACGGGGTATTTTCCGGAAGTTCAACGATCTGGATTTGAGTGAAGTGCGAACTTCTCTCTACATCAACACCAACAAGACCTCGGACATTGCCAAAGACGGGGGCGAAACCGGATATGTCATACCTTGGCAATATCAGGAACTGTTGTATTGGCTCGAAAAGCTCAGGAATTGGCAGGAGAAGTATAACCCTCTCCCGCACCCGATTAGCTGGCGCGAACTCGATCACCGTCACCTCAGAGGCCCCAGGTCGGAGTACCAGTTAGCGAAAATGCCAGATACCTGCTTCCTGTTCCGCGATGCTGCCGCCCACGATGATGACAAATACAAGCCGATTATCGACGACACTCTATTCTCCCTTTGGTACCGGCTGCTGAATGATTTGGAACAGCGCTGCGCGCGTCGAGGAGAGACTGCGATCGAAGGTAAGCCGTTGCGTTTCGTGGTCGACAATACATCAAGGACAACGCTTTACCCGTTGCACAGTCTCCGTGTGTCGCTGCTCACCTGTTTGGCAGTAGATGCGGAAGTCCCCCTTGTCGTGCTTTCGAAGCTGGTTGCCGGGCATAGCCGAGTGATCATGACGCTCTACTACACCAAGATCGGCGTCAGACAAATGACGCATGTGCTCAATGCCGCCAGCGAGAAGCTGGCCCAAACGGCAGAAGCCGGCCTGAAACGGTTTCTTGCCGAGGCAGAATACGATGAGTTGACCCGTGGTGCCGTAATCAACAATCTCGATGGCGTGAAAGCGGCACTGGCAGTCCAGCCGGGTGACAGGAATCCCGCCGGCTGGATGGCTCGCAGCTACGGCTTGTGCCTGGTAGGCGGCAACACTTCCCCGGATGAATTCAACGGAAAGATCGGCGGCTGCCTGAATGGTGGCGACCTGCTGCGCTCCAACACCAAGGACGCCTCAAACAACGTGTACGCCCCTGTTCCCGGCGGAGCTGGGAATTGCATTCGGTGCCGTTGGTTCATCACCGAGCCTCGCTACATCGATGCGCTGAGGGCGCATTTCAACAATCTGAGTTATCACCTCACCGAGGCGACAAAGGTGGCCAAGAGATACGAAATCAAGCTGGAGGCGCTCAAAGCAAAGCGTTACCAAGCAGAACTCGCGGATGTCCCCTTCACAGAACAGGCCGAACTCCTCCGGGTTTCTACGCTATGGGAATCAGCCATCACCAAGACAGACGATTTGGGCAATGACCTCATTGCGACGTTCAGACTCATCAAACGCTGCTTCAAGCTGATTGAGGAACCTGAGAGCAGTAAATGCGGAAAGCAGCAGCTCGTAGCTGTGGGCGGGTTACAGGATCTCAAAATGATTTTCGAGGATACCCAATCGGAGTTGTTGCAGCTTTCCGGCATTTGCGAGGATGCAGAGCTTTATCCCAACGAGAATCCAGGTGAGGCTATCGTGCGCAGAAGCCAGCTGCTCGATAGCGCTCTCTACAGGGAAGGCGTCCAGCCCGTGTTCATGACCTTGTCCAAGGACGAACAACTACGCCTAGGAAACCGATTTATGGAACATCTTTCAATCCTTGCCCAGCCTGACAACCCGAAGCAAGGGTTGAGGCAAGTAGTCGGCATGATCGAATCAGGGCGCAGCCTTGTGGAACTTGGACTTCAGGATGATTGGTCTTCGCTCTTTGATGATCCATCGGCTCAACGTCCGCCGGCCAATGTTTATGATCTTGCCGGGAAACCCACCTCCTTGCCGATAATCGGAGAGATTTCATGA
- a CDS encoding site-specific integrase → MDFVVIRAKVLSDSTGAVAEIPILLTSEGAIHPLVDYLLWRRHDRSLAWMRKVVEDVRLLLAYMQVNAHHYSDPESLFHGFIQRLYTGTIGPDGIDPSGLYWRPQKHRIIGNILTRLTDFSNWVAERHGTNQINPARTASKYDELIAIAARASRKDRAFLGHTWRAMPEGKARMARSTLAKQAPKIGMGDDAIAFPEKHFSDLLLNGFVRYGEKGSPDPSRRLLLRDCLITLLMHGAGFRLSECFHLWLCDVMPDPTDPTIALVRIHHPSEGEAPEDWLDEHGNPVKGNRAMYLAAKHALRPRNELIDKSSAGWKDPSLDGKYYMQAYWFPRELGRLFLQLWNLYLRELIHIQRFHPYAFVVEQGKTAGALYSIDNYKQAHARAVRRIGLIPSKAMGTTPHGHRHAYGRRLMRSGIDAQLRQKALHHKALSSQAVYVAPNPADVTRALDQATQILDTMAAEGRHVKPEFDIERLLAYGFTDVDPDGLLSGPNPKLK, encoded by the coding sequence ATGGATTTTGTAGTCATTCGGGCTAAGGTCCTATCAGACTCCACAGGAGCTGTTGCCGAAATCCCCATCCTTCTTACCAGTGAAGGGGCGATTCACCCTTTAGTCGATTATCTGCTCTGGCGACGGCATGATCGCAGCCTTGCTTGGATGCGCAAGGTCGTTGAGGATGTCAGGCTTCTGCTGGCTTACATGCAAGTCAATGCGCACCATTATTCTGATCCGGAAAGCCTGTTCCATGGTTTCATCCAGCGCCTTTATACCGGAACGATTGGTCCAGACGGCATCGATCCGAGCGGCTTATACTGGAGGCCGCAAAAGCACCGGATCATCGGCAACATCCTTACACGCCTGACGGACTTCTCTAACTGGGTGGCCGAACGTCATGGCACAAACCAGATCAATCCCGCGCGCACTGCAAGCAAGTACGATGAACTCATTGCGATTGCCGCAAGGGCAAGCCGAAAGGATCGGGCATTCCTCGGGCACACCTGGAGAGCAATGCCGGAAGGAAAGGCACGGATGGCCCGGAGCACCTTGGCCAAGCAGGCTCCCAAGATCGGGATGGGAGACGATGCCATCGCATTCCCTGAGAAGCACTTCAGTGATTTGCTGCTTAATGGCTTTGTCCGTTACGGAGAAAAAGGAAGCCCAGATCCATCCCGGCGGCTTTTGTTACGGGATTGCCTGATAACGTTACTGATGCACGGCGCCGGCTTCCGACTGTCTGAATGCTTTCACCTATGGCTATGCGATGTCATGCCAGACCCCACTGATCCGACCATTGCGCTGGTTCGCATTCACCACCCAAGCGAAGGCGAAGCTCCGGAAGACTGGTTGGACGAGCATGGCAATCCAGTGAAGGGCAACCGGGCAATGTATCTGGCTGCCAAGCACGCACTCCGTCCGCGCAACGAACTGATCGATAAAAGTTCGGCAGGCTGGAAGGACCCTAGCCTGGACGGCAAATACTACATGCAAGCCTACTGGTTCCCGAGGGAGTTGGGACGCCTGTTTCTTCAGCTCTGGAATCTCTATCTCAGAGAGCTCATTCATATTCAGCGTTTCCATCCGTACGCCTTCGTTGTCGAACAAGGCAAAACAGCAGGTGCTTTGTATAGCATCGATAACTACAAGCAAGCGCATGCCCGTGCCGTTAGACGGATTGGGTTGATCCCATCCAAGGCCATGGGAACCACGCCTCATGGCCATCGCCACGCTTATGGCCGAAGGCTGATGCGGAGTGGCATTGACGCTCAATTAAGGCAAAAGGCGCTCCACCACAAGGCACTAAGTTCCCAAGCAGTCTACGTTGCTCCCAATCCGGCCGATGTCACCCGAGCACTGGATCAGGCAACGCAGATACTCGACACCATGGCAGCAGAAGGTCGGCACGTAAAGCCAGAGTTTGACATCGAACGCTTGCTTGCTTACGGTTTCACCGATGTCGATCCTGATGGCCTGCTTTCAGGCCCCAACCCGAAACTCAAATAA